The following are encoded in a window of Jeotgalibacillus aurantiacus genomic DNA:
- a CDS encoding HEAT repeat domain-containing protein translates to MVTAVLWVSGAFFMLQLILLTAIAINKNRSIRLNNRKLRAYRQALGPYIVYLSGESDVQPRLPKEKEIKIYVIEKLLSGYSQNVNSEAEKARMKKTADEHLQDHYTQVLKKGSWSERVNVLYFMEDFMMTSLKDQVWEHIQAVPERDEEYRQSMRVLASFGDERVLPFMLHDQSLSIGFTKELLRRFPAAFIDSLKTTENLPSGVLTAMLSYFGETGFYEHLPFVEANLNSEDKEIRLKALAALTQYRYYSDHDNLERFITSSLWEERMYGARLVGLLNLSRYSPQLMELAGDGNWWVRFAACEALKRLPDGEILLEFAAEEHQDPYARDMAKQLRTLRTGVSA, encoded by the coding sequence ATGGTTACCGCTGTTTTATGGGTTTCTGGTGCGTTTTTCATGTTGCAGCTCATTCTTTTAACAGCCATTGCTATCAATAAAAACCGTTCAATCCGCTTAAATAACAGAAAATTAAGGGCTTATCGTCAGGCGCTTGGACCTTATATTGTTTATCTGTCAGGTGAGTCTGATGTACAACCGAGACTGCCTAAGGAAAAAGAAATAAAAATATATGTCATTGAAAAACTGTTATCGGGCTATTCGCAAAATGTCAATAGTGAAGCTGAAAAAGCACGAATGAAAAAAACAGCTGATGAACATCTGCAGGATCACTATACGCAGGTATTAAAGAAAGGAAGCTGGTCTGAACGGGTCAATGTCCTGTATTTCATGGAGGATTTCATGATGACTTCTTTAAAAGATCAGGTGTGGGAACATATTCAGGCAGTGCCGGAACGTGATGAAGAGTATCGTCAATCTATGAGAGTGCTTGCATCTTTTGGGGATGAACGTGTGCTTCCATTTATGCTTCATGATCAAAGTTTATCTATAGGGTTTACGAAAGAGCTGCTGAGAAGATTTCCGGCTGCTTTTATTGACAGTTTGAAAACAACAGAAAATCTGCCTTCAGGGGTACTGACTGCAATGTTATCTTATTTTGGTGAAACAGGTTTTTATGAGCATCTCCCATTCGTAGAGGCAAATTTGAATTCTGAAGATAAAGAAATAAGGTTGAAGGCTCTGGCCGCTTTAACACAGTATCGATATTATTCAGACCATGACAATCTTGAACGCTTTATCACTTCTTCTTTATGGGAGGAAAGAATGTATGGAGCAAGACTCGTCGGGCTTCTAAATTTGTCCCGGTATTCTCCCCAATTGATGGAACTTGCAGGAGATGGTAATTGGTGGGTCCGTTTTGCTGCGTGTGAAGCATTAAAGCGGTTGCCTGATGGAGAAATTCTGCTTGAGTTTGCTGCAGAAGAGCATCAGGATCCTTATGCTCGCGATATGGCAAAGCAGCTTCGGACGTTAAGGACGGGGGTGTCGGCATGA
- a CDS encoding GGDEF domain-containing response regulator, whose product MSGKYQKMLISKIKQTTQEWKIAGTVTENELYRFLHGLKGTAGTVGMTAVSEQAEDSLNRLEENGSKVFRESEWKSLLPSFEEPEGLEKKSKVEIHDAAIRSEDETAVTATAVATDVPFILIIEQDTDFITKMKTFLEEHQFQVLTAVTAAKGLELYYDMSPDLLIVSMDIPDMDGLTVINQMMKKARKDLTPIILVSSQITDEKRIAAYNLGVLDFIGKPINENVIVPFIKNRIFQRNTILSQIRNDFLTGALKRDCLDHELQKATRGSGEIEKKSSVLSMLDLDHFKNINDTYGHPKGDEVLQLFAKMFLAQKRPEDKLIRYGGEEFAVIFPNTSYKEAEERIQAFREAFSSYEFASDKGSFRVTFSAGLLEWHGAIHPKEMLESADKALYYAKEQGRNCSIRYDEVVRMKLNEEQLVLIVVDDDELVREMLKDHFEKRGKLGSRSIKVHTFSNGVDFLEGGWYEPGRKYMVLLDGMMPKMDGIEVLVLLREKYGNKNLLISMLTARQGDNEVERALSLGADDYMIKPFNVREVASRIDRMMERVFA is encoded by the coding sequence ATGTCAGGGAAATATCAGAAGATGCTGATATCAAAAATAAAACAGACGACACAGGAATGGAAAATAGCAGGAACCGTAACTGAAAATGAACTTTACCGGTTTTTACATGGTCTGAAGGGGACGGCTGGAACCGTTGGAATGACTGCTGTTTCTGAACAGGCAGAAGATTCGTTGAACCGTCTTGAGGAAAACGGCAGTAAAGTTTTCCGGGAAAGTGAATGGAAATCGCTTTTGCCTTCATTTGAAGAGCCAGAAGGTTTGGAAAAAAAGAGCAAAGTTGAAATCCATGATGCGGCGATCCGGAGTGAAGATGAAACGGCGGTTACGGCAACAGCCGTCGCCACGGATGTGCCCTTCATTTTGATTATTGAACAGGATACTGATTTTATAACTAAAATGAAGACCTTTCTTGAGGAGCACCAGTTTCAGGTGCTGACAGCTGTAACGGCTGCCAAGGGTTTAGAGCTTTATTATGATATGTCTCCGGATTTGTTAATTGTCAGTATGGATATTCCGGATATGGACGGTTTAACCGTTATTAATCAAATGATGAAAAAAGCAAGGAAGGATTTGACGCCTATCATTTTAGTCAGCAGCCAGATCACTGATGAAAAAAGAATTGCGGCATACAATTTAGGCGTCCTCGATTTTATTGGTAAACCAATTAACGAGAATGTGATTGTGCCATTTATCAAAAATCGTATATTTCAGCGAAATACGATCCTCAGCCAGATCAGAAATGATTTCCTGACGGGGGCTTTAAAACGTGATTGCCTGGATCATGAGCTTCAAAAAGCTACCCGGGGTTCTGGTGAGATAGAGAAGAAATCTTCTGTATTATCGATGCTTGATTTGGATCATTTTAAAAACATTAACGACACGTATGGCCACCCAAAGGGAGATGAGGTTCTTCAACTGTTTGCCAAAATGTTTTTAGCGCAGAAACGTCCTGAGGATAAGCTGATTCGTTACGGGGGTGAAGAATTCGCAGTGATTTTTCCTAATACCTCTTATAAGGAAGCAGAAGAGAGGATACAGGCGTTCAGGGAAGCTTTCAGCAGCTATGAATTTGCTTCAGATAAGGGCAGCTTCCGCGTAACATTTTCAGCTGGGCTTTTGGAATGGCATGGAGCCATACATCCCAAAGAAATGCTGGAGTCTGCAGATAAGGCACTCTATTATGCAAAAGAGCAGGGGCGAAATTGTTCAATACGATACGATGAGGTTGTCCGAATGAAGCTGAATGAGGAACAGCTTGTATTAATCGTTGTGGATGATGATGAGCTTGTGAGAGAGATGCTGAAAGACCATTTTGAAAAGCGCGGTAAGCTTGGCAGCCGATCAATAAAAGTCCACACTTTTAGTAATGGTGTCGATTTTCTCGAAGGTGGATGGTATGAACCGGGAAGAAAATATATGGTTCTGCTTGACGGGATGATGCCCAAAATGGATGGAATTGAAGTGCTCGTCCTTTTGCGTGAGAAGTATGGAAATAAAAATCTGCTGATCTCTATGCTGACAGCAAGGCAGGGGGATAATGAGGTCGAACGTGCGCTGAGTCTCGGTGCTGACGATTATATGATTAAGCCATTTAATGTCAGGGAGGTTGCCTCGCGGATCGATAGAATGATGGAAAGGGTGTTTGCTTAA
- a CDS encoding amidase, whose translation MIKGSIIKVLVLVLMMGMLSGMTNEAKAQTYSKATWLWNPWSLVDQQDEILQFFQDRQVNKVYLQIDQELSPAVYQSFIAKASSLGIAVYALDGAPDWAAPKGYLAQDRLFSWLTKYQTSSLPIQRFKGVHLDVEPYLYSGWNSKRGAVVKAYQNLYIRAGKQTTQLGIPLEADLPFWFDEIKYNNTFGSGKLSDWVQKHTDGVTIMAYRDTADLIAAFSEHELKTGQSLGKPVTIGVETGHSYEGNYITFHEEGEIYLNQELEKVQGKVSGYKSFSGFAIHHTDSWMRLAP comes from the coding sequence ATGATAAAAGGTTCAATCATCAAAGTCTTAGTGCTGGTGTTGATGATGGGGATGTTGAGCGGAATGACAAATGAAGCAAAAGCCCAGACGTATTCGAAGGCGACGTGGCTGTGGAATCCGTGGTCACTTGTGGATCAGCAGGATGAAATTCTTCAGTTCTTTCAGGACAGACAGGTTAATAAAGTGTATTTGCAGATAGATCAGGAATTATCGCCAGCGGTTTATCAATCATTTATCGCTAAGGCTAGTTCACTGGGAATTGCTGTGTACGCATTAGACGGGGCGCCGGACTGGGCAGCTCCTAAAGGATATCTGGCACAGGACCGCCTATTCAGCTGGCTGACGAAGTATCAGACCTCTTCTCTGCCAATCCAGCGATTCAAGGGTGTTCATTTAGATGTGGAGCCTTACCTTTATTCAGGATGGAATTCAAAACGAGGGGCGGTTGTAAAAGCCTATCAGAACCTTTATATCAGAGCGGGGAAACAGACAACTCAGCTCGGTATTCCTCTCGAGGCGGATCTGCCTTTCTGGTTTGATGAAATTAAATACAATAATACGTTTGGCAGTGGGAAGCTGTCTGACTGGGTGCAAAAACATACAGATGGTGTGACCATCATGGCTTACCGTGACACGGCGGATTTGATTGCTGCATTCTCAGAGCATGAATTAAAGACAGGTCAATCTCTTGGGAAGCCCGTCACGATTGGTGTTGAAACGGGTCATTCTTACGAAGGAAATTATATTACCTTCCATGAAGAAGGAGAAATATATTTAAATCAGGAGCTTGAAAAAGTGCAGGGTAAAGTAAGTGGATATAAAAGCTTCTCAGGTTTTGCCATTCATCATACGGACAGCTGGATGCGTCTTGCTCCTTAA
- a CDS encoding ABC transporter permease, whose amino-acid sequence MNFVLLALSLIFVIIPLVLSKTLNLGLEKDSVIATIRSIIQLLTVGYILQFVFDAENYFYIFLMIALMIGAAVQNARKKGVSIQGITWKLIVTFVFIEVLTQGILLGLNITPATAQYIIPISGMVIGNSMVLSILFLNRFTSELDSREDETELILSLGGTPKQAIHRPLIASIQASTIPTIESQKTIGLVQLPGMMSGQIIAGADPLQAVMFQLLIIFLLLTTAVVTSVMLGFLSYPTLFNERMQLVLPEKK is encoded by the coding sequence ATGAATTTTGTCTTACTGGCTTTATCCTTAATCTTTGTCATCATTCCGCTCGTCCTATCAAAAACGCTGAACCTCGGTCTTGAAAAGGATTCAGTGATCGCAACGATCCGATCCATTATTCAATTACTGACTGTTGGTTACATCCTTCAGTTTGTATTTGACGCTGAGAACTATTTTTACATCTTTTTAATGATCGCGCTGATGATTGGCGCTGCCGTTCAAAATGCCCGTAAAAAAGGTGTGTCGATTCAGGGAATTACATGGAAGCTCATTGTGACGTTTGTGTTTATTGAGGTGTTGACGCAGGGGATTCTACTCGGGCTTAATATTACGCCTGCAACCGCTCAGTATATCATCCCGATCAGCGGCATGGTGATCGGAAACTCGATGGTGCTGTCGATTTTGTTTTTAAACCGTTTTACATCAGAGCTCGATTCGCGTGAGGATGAAACAGAATTGATCCTGTCACTGGGCGGGACACCGAAGCAGGCGATTCACCGGCCTCTGATCGCTTCCATTCAGGCAAGCACGATCCCGACGATTGAAAGTCAGAAAACGATTGGTCTTGTTCAACTGCCGGGTATGATGAGCGGGCAGATTATTGCCGGAGCCGATCCACTTCAGGCTGTCATGTTCCAGCTGTTAATTATTTTTCTATTACTGACAACCGCTGTTGTAACGAGTGTGATGTTAGGGTTTCTATCCTATCCAACCTTGTTTAATGAGCGGATGCAGCTTGTTTTGCCGGAGAAGAAATAA
- a CDS encoding ABC transporter ATP-binding protein yields the protein MTKDTQAAIQFSHVTFTSGEQEILHDITGWFPRNRITTLVGPSGAGKTTLFRLCNGLISPTSGDIYIDDQKIESYDPVQLRRKVGIALQSATMVPGTVRYNLALPMELQGKELSDERAKELITVVGMDESFLERKAKDLSGGQRQKLSIARTLVNQPEILLLDEITSSLDRVSQQEIEELIVRINEKYGTTIMWITHNLRQALSIGDYTWVMMDGELVETGESSLLKNPQNPRVQTFVKGETE from the coding sequence ATGACGAAAGATACTCAGGCTGCCATTCAATTCAGTCATGTTACATTTACAAGTGGAGAGCAGGAAATCCTGCACGATATTACCGGCTGGTTTCCGCGCAACCGGATCACAACACTTGTTGGTCCATCAGGCGCGGGAAAAACCACGCTTTTCAGACTCTGTAACGGATTGATTTCACCAACGAGCGGTGATATCTATATTGACGATCAGAAAATCGAATCCTATGATCCGGTTCAGTTACGTCGGAAAGTAGGAATCGCGTTGCAAAGTGCCACAATGGTACCAGGCACAGTCCGTTATAACCTGGCCCTTCCAATGGAGCTTCAGGGAAAAGAGCTGTCTGATGAACGGGCGAAAGAGTTAATTACCGTAGTCGGGATGGATGAATCCTTTTTAGAGAGAAAAGCCAAGGATCTGTCCGGGGGTCAGCGTCAGAAGCTGTCGATTGCCCGTACGCTTGTCAATCAGCCGGAGATTTTACTGCTGGATGAAATCACATCATCACTCGATCGCGTGTCACAGCAGGAAATAGAAGAACTGATTGTCAGAATCAATGAAAAGTATGGAACGACCATTATGTGGATTACCCATAATCTTCGTCAGGCCTTATCCATTGGAGATTACACGTGGGTAATGATGGACGGGGAACTCGTGGAAACAGGTGAAAGCAGTCTGCTCAAGAATCCGCAAAATCCCCGCGTTCAGACGTTTGTAAAGGGGGAAACGGAATGA
- a CDS encoding thioredoxin family protein produces the protein MREYEEIHSVEELEQWKQGAQTLVYVSRENCSVCHALLPKVQELMEDYSSVRFGHLSADDVEEAAGQLTIFSIPAILAFSEGRELYREARFIRIDDLDHFLSKWTADAD, from the coding sequence ATGAGGGAATATGAAGAGATTCATTCGGTTGAAGAATTGGAGCAGTGGAAGCAGGGGGCACAGACGCTGGTTTATGTATCAAGAGAGAACTGCAGCGTCTGTCATGCGCTGCTTCCGAAAGTGCAGGAGCTGATGGAGGACTATTCTTCAGTCCGTTTTGGTCACCTTTCAGCAGATGATGTGGAAGAGGCAGCTGGACAGCTGACGATTTTTTCAATTCCGGCAATCTTGGCGTTTTCAGAAGGCAGGGAATTGTACCGTGAAGCCAGATTCATCCGAATCGACGACCTGGATCATTTTCTTTCTAAATGGACGGCTGACGCCGATTGA
- a CDS encoding MFS transporter, translating into MRVWFLLLALFLVSINLRPSITSVAPLLETMQNTLGMSGTTASLLTTLPVLCMGLFAPFAVKISERTGLERGIFYSLILITAATAFRGVFGNTGTLVVTAFLVGVGIGVAGPLVSGFIKQYFPTRPGVVSIYTVSMALGAGGAAGLSVPIYESAGQSLMFALAVWSVLGVLALVVWSRFAGKEKTDQVSERAPLPFKSGRAWLLTVFFGLMSSMFYTVTAWVAPIIQGMGYSSVTAGSMLTVFALIQIPVSLFLPGLVAKYGYLVPALLVCSTLELIGVFTLIFDGPPLLAVVAIGLGAGGLFPLALMMPIIETETHQQASALSAMSQGGGYILAALGPLGVGAVYDQFNSFTPALYAMAVVVMLMAVMQILLGLTGKNLSVK; encoded by the coding sequence GTGAGAGTCTGGTTTTTATTACTGGCATTATTTTTAGTTTCGATCAATCTTCGTCCTTCGATTACATCCGTCGCGCCACTGCTTGAAACGATGCAGAATACGCTTGGCATGAGCGGAACGACGGCGAGTCTGTTAACGACGCTACCTGTGTTATGTATGGGATTATTTGCGCCGTTTGCGGTGAAAATCAGTGAGCGGACAGGGCTTGAGCGCGGGATTTTTTATTCTTTAATACTTATTACAGCAGCTACAGCATTCCGTGGTGTTTTTGGAAACACAGGAACCCTTGTTGTGACAGCTTTTTTAGTGGGTGTCGGTATCGGTGTGGCGGGACCTCTAGTATCAGGATTTATTAAGCAGTATTTTCCTACGCGCCCTGGTGTTGTCAGTATTTACACGGTTTCGATGGCGCTCGGTGCCGGTGGAGCAGCAGGACTTTCTGTGCCGATTTATGAGTCGGCGGGTCAGAGCCTGATGTTTGCGCTGGCAGTATGGAGTGTTCTCGGAGTTTTGGCACTGGTTGTCTGGAGCAGATTTGCGGGTAAAGAGAAAACAGATCAGGTGTCAGAGCGTGCCCCTCTTCCTTTTAAAAGTGGACGGGCCTGGCTGCTGACCGTGTTTTTCGGCTTGATGTCGAGTATGTTTTATACCGTAACGGCCTGGGTTGCGCCAATTATTCAGGGCATGGGCTACAGCTCTGTCACGGCTGGATCCATGCTGACGGTGTTTGCCTTGATTCAGATTCCCGTGTCACTATTCTTACCAGGTCTGGTCGCGAAATATGGCTATCTTGTCCCTGCTTTACTCGTTTGCAGTACGCTTGAACTGATTGGTGTCTTCACGCTGATTTTTGATGGGCCACCACTTTTAGCGGTTGTGGCAATCGGTCTTGGAGCGGGTGGTTTGTTCCCGCTTGCGTTAATGATGCCGATTATCGAAACGGAGACGCATCAGCAGGCAAGCGCGCTGTCGGCCATGTCACAGGGTGGTGGATATATTCTTGCTGCACTCGGTCCGCTTGGTGTCGGGGCAGTATACGATCAATTTAACAGCTTTACCCCGGCGTTATATGCAATGGCAGTCGTGGTCATGTTAATGGCTGTCATGCAGATTCTTCTTGGTTTAACCGGTAAAAACCTTTCTGTTAAATAA
- a CDS encoding DMT family transporter, which yields MGMMLAVFAGLLISVQTVFNARVSIEAGSWATTSFVMGLGFISSLPLFFLLDQGSLFQLNGMNPFYLISGVLGVGLIFFIMKSVHHLGPAAAISIVLVSQLAVAVMIDAFGLFGFSQVPFTWNQAAGLFLLAAGIVVFKREPGKKLSIALRRSA from the coding sequence ATGGGGATGATGCTTGCTGTGTTTGCTGGATTGTTAATCAGTGTGCAGACCGTGTTTAATGCCCGTGTCAGCATAGAGGCGGGTTCATGGGCTACGACATCATTTGTGATGGGGCTTGGCTTTATTTCATCTTTACCTTTGTTTTTTCTTTTGGATCAAGGTTCATTGTTTCAGCTGAATGGCATGAATCCATTTTATCTGATCAGCGGGGTGCTCGGGGTTGGGCTGATCTTTTTTATCATGAAGTCTGTTCATCATCTGGGGCCGGCTGCGGCGATCTCGATTGTGCTTGTATCACAGCTCGCCGTAGCGGTAATGATCGATGCATTCGGGTTATTCGGGTTTAGTCAGGTTCCTTTTACATGGAATCAGGCGGCAGGATTGTTCCTTCTGGCTGCGGGGATTGTGGTGTTCAAAAGAGAGCCTGGCAAGAAATTATCTATAGCCCTCAGACGCTCAGCCTAA
- a CDS encoding Crp/Fnr family transcriptional regulator, whose translation MRKQPDHEQVKKWLNDYGLNDILKNASKLSIFSFSKGDVLCEDGEHIDHLYFLTEGKVKIFTTSPDGKRLIVRFKKPLALIGDVEFVQHTPVINTVEAVSDGFCLGISFEDLHDMQGDEPAFLRFLLQTIAQKFYTESQVTSFNRLYPLDVRLSSYLLSLSEDGQGSQYHDEMQAAHLTEVAEVLGTSYRHLNRVIKQLCEDGVIERKRGKLTILDIEALRLRAEGNIYE comes from the coding sequence ATGAGAAAACAGCCGGATCATGAACAAGTAAAGAAGTGGCTGAATGATTATGGACTGAATGATATTTTAAAGAACGCTTCTAAGCTGTCGATCTTCTCTTTTTCAAAGGGAGATGTGTTATGTGAGGACGGGGAGCATATTGACCACCTGTATTTTCTGACTGAAGGGAAAGTGAAGATCTTTACGACTTCACCTGATGGTAAAAGGCTGATTGTCCGTTTCAAAAAGCCTTTAGCATTAATTGGGGATGTCGAGTTTGTGCAACATACGCCAGTGATTAATACTGTTGAAGCTGTCTCTGACGGGTTTTGTCTTGGCATTTCATTTGAAGACCTGCACGACATGCAAGGAGATGAGCCGGCCTTCCTCCGCTTTTTACTTCAGACGATCGCTCAGAAATTTTATACAGAGTCCCAGGTGACCAGTTTTAATCGTCTGTATCCGCTCGATGTCCGTTTATCAAGTTATTTGCTGTCATTGTCAGAGGATGGCCAGGGTTCGCAGTATCATGATGAGATGCAGGCGGCACATTTGACTGAAGTGGCTGAAGTGTTAGGCACAAGCTATCGGCATTTAAACCGTGTGATTAAACAGTTGTGCGAGGATGGTGTGATTGAGAGGAAGCGCGGAAAGTTGACGATCCTGGATATAGAGGCATTGCGTCTGCGTGCTGAAGGAAATATATATGAATAG
- a CDS encoding DMT family transporter, protein MKGILFAVLAGVFIALHGAFNTKMGESVSMWHTVVLVHFIGFVLAFIIFLSVRKSSGESARFSRVPPVYLLGGTFGLIVLPAQMASIEMLGMSLSITLLLVAQIVCAFLIDALGLFGTEKRTIHKKHVAGLVMMLAGVVLFQL, encoded by the coding sequence ATGAAAGGGATTTTATTTGCGGTTCTTGCAGGAGTATTCATTGCACTGCACGGCGCGTTTAATACGAAAATGGGTGAGTCGGTCAGTATGTGGCACACCGTTGTACTTGTCCATTTCATTGGATTCGTTTTAGCGTTTATCATTTTTTTGTCTGTTCGGAAATCGTCCGGAGAATCAGCAAGGTTTTCGAGGGTTCCACCGGTTTATCTGCTTGGCGGAACATTTGGCTTGATCGTTTTACCGGCTCAGATGGCTTCTATCGAAATGCTTGGGATGTCGTTATCGATTACACTGCTGCTTGTGGCGCAGATTGTTTGTGCATTTCTGATCGATGCGCTTGGTCTTTTCGGGACAGAAAAGCGCACCATTCATAAAAAGCATGTAGCCGGACTCGTGATGATGCTCGCAGGCGTTGTGCTATTCCAGCTTTAG
- a CDS encoding DUF429 domain-containing protein — protein sequence MIIIGIDLSGPSNHKDTVAAAFQEENGRLQLMDFIKGASDDMIRSLVTECLEKDEVTIGLDAPLSYQDGGGDRAQDKAIRNFIKENGLSGSSIMTPTMTRMVYLTLRGVALSRSLAALDTSDRLTILEVHPGAAIGLRLDEDKKELALRYKREPDVRTDIVDALRQWGLGGLLEMTETHEIDACGAALAAWKYTQGEAVWCWDKKSAAHPFRLCC from the coding sequence ATGATCATTATTGGCATTGATTTATCCGGTCCATCCAACCATAAAGATACAGTCGCTGCTGCCTTTCAAGAAGAAAATGGGCGGCTGCAGCTGATGGATTTTATAAAAGGGGCTTCAGACGACATGATCCGTTCACTTGTAACGGAATGCCTGGAGAAAGATGAGGTTACGATCGGTCTGGATGCACCGCTATCGTATCAGGACGGCGGTGGGGATCGGGCGCAAGATAAAGCGATTAGGAATTTTATTAAAGAGAACGGATTATCAGGGAGCTCGATTATGACCCCGACCATGACCCGAATGGTGTATCTGACACTGAGGGGCGTTGCGCTTTCACGAAGTCTTGCTGCACTTGATACGAGTGATCGCTTGACCATCCTTGAGGTGCATCCCGGCGCTGCGATCGGCTTGCGTCTTGATGAGGATAAAAAGGAGCTTGCCCTGCGCTATAAAAGGGAGCCTGACGTGCGGACTGATATTGTTGATGCGTTGAGGCAATGGGGTTTAGGTGGGCTTTTAGAAATGACTGAAACACATGAAATTGATGCCTGCGGCGCAGCACTTGCCGCGTGGAAATACACACAGGGAGAAGCTGTTTGGTGCTGGGACAAAAAATCAGCAGCACATCCGTTTAGGTTGTGCTGCTGA
- a CDS encoding TVP38/TMEM64 family protein codes for MDELREWQIFIEQTGWLGPVLFVLLHLIRPLVFLPVILVCVAGGLLFGFVEGAILSFIGLTLMSFVSYVLINKFPTFKNKLSQLKEKVLPNRHLSVGQIMVLRIMPFVHFHLLSFYLMEMTENRKEYMIYSMLGVIAPAVIYTAFGGAIHELPWYGTAVLFLVLLIVYKIIGKLSDDKMESLE; via the coding sequence ATGGATGAGCTGAGGGAGTGGCAGATTTTTATTGAGCAGACTGGCTGGCTTGGGCCGGTTTTATTTGTGCTGCTTCACCTAATCCGGCCTCTTGTCTTTTTGCCTGTCATTCTTGTATGTGTGGCAGGAGGACTTTTATTTGGCTTTGTGGAGGGTGCGATTTTATCGTTTATCGGATTAACGCTGATGAGTTTTGTTTCGTATGTTCTGATTAATAAATTCCCTACATTTAAAAATAAGCTGTCTCAGCTGAAGGAAAAAGTTCTGCCAAACCGCCATTTGTCTGTGGGACAGATTATGGTGCTTCGGATTATGCCATTTGTACATTTTCATCTGCTGTCATTTTATTTGATGGAGATGACCGAGAACAGAAAAGAGTATATGATCTACTCCATGCTTGGTGTTATTGCGCCGGCGGTTATTTATACAGCATTCGGAGGCGCGATTCATGAACTTCCGTGGTATGGAACAGCGGTTTTATTTCTGGTACTGCTGATTGTGTATAAAATAATCGGAAAATTAAGCGATGATAAAATGGAGTCGCTGGAATAG